The genomic interval CGTCGCATGCATGCGCGGATTACAGAGAACACGTGGTACACTCGAGCCACCGCGTTTCACACTACGTCAGTGCCATGTGCGGCAACTTATGGCCCAGTACACCAGCACTGTCTCGATTGGCCTATCGGCCCCTTCCCAGGGTGGCGCGACCACCGATTTCCTATACTATTTTTCCGGTTCTATTTGTTTGGTGGTTGTTTGTTGTTTCCGTTTCTATATTTCTGACTTAATGTTGGTGtgtttttgttgggttttgtttataagaaaaataatgtgaaataggctattggacttaTGTCCATAGCTATGTGGGTTCCTCCCTCCTCAATTAGGAGGATGGGTGTGTTGTTCACTTCTCCTcttttggaggatggagtttgGATGTGGGGTTTTTTTATCTCTGTTTTATATAGAGACTAATACTCCATTTTGAGAGTGTTATGAAATTCAAACAATGTCTGTCGCATAATATTTGTGTACAGGGATGCTTGCAACATGAGTTAGTTTAGCCTGTAACTTAAGTCGTAGATGTAACTTCCTTATGAATGAGATGAGGTCTatctccaataaaaaaaaaaaaaaaaattggatgcTTGGCTTGGTAGAAGTTGgaaccaatgtttttaatttcgtaccgtaccggccggtacggccgaaatttttcgtttcggccgtccggccggtacaggtactagatatataccgtaccggccaaaataccggccgtaccggcctaaatttcggcctgtaccggccgatatttcggcctgtgtgttttttttttttttcgttttttcaaactacaagtttattttttgacccccaatttagattagactatttataatttatatgtatgtatgtatttatatataatttattcatatataaactattattttagaatataattgttatatatatttatatatataatttattcatatatcgactattccgaaacggtacacgaaacggtaccggtaccgaaatatttcgttccagtgtcttgaccggtacgccatccggtacggtattcaaaacattggttggAACCATACCCTTTCAAGAAAGgagttttaattttgtttgagagGATGGCCCCAGTCATGTGGGGCGTGCAGCCAGTGCTTGGTGCAAGGCACACCTCTTGGCAAACAAagcaaataaaatgccaaaaatcGCACATGTTTGGTTTCGAACCCGTGCGAGATGGATGGCAGGAAAGCAAGGTGACCGTTTGACCAAGTCCAGCCTTTGCATCACTTGGTAACATGAACAATAAATATACCTGTTCGGAtcagatttcagaaaaataaaaagttacaaTTTTTCATTCACATCTTTTGCTTACCTATAAATAGACTCATTGGCTTACaaatttaaacatataatgTTAGAGTTCAAGAAGGCAATTTCAaaattccctctctctcaaaagttttcatTCTTTCAAAACTTGTTATTAGGATCTGTTCATTCTATAGAGAATAGATTTTTAAtctcttggttgaatagcaaaatttGAGGGTATTCAAGATCTAATTTTTTGTGTGCATAACATAATTAAacaaacagacttgttctgGGTTTCATTGTATCTTGAAGGCAAATTTGGTTGCAACCAGTGTACATACCAGTATTGGTGGGGGCGAATATTGTTTTAAGGAAAGCTACATTTGTAACGAGTTTTGAAACAAACTTTTCTCTTTGAAAcaaacttttctctcactattttttgttttgcaacCCCTTTTGAACCAACACCTTTGTGATTACTTGCATCGGTACTGCTCAATCTCTTTAGTAGTTGCACAACAATTTTCAGCCTTATGATTTGGTCCACCACATCTGAAGTAAGTGATGCAAGGTGGATTGAGGCAATTGCGTGACTAGTTACAACCGCCTCGGTTTGAGTACTTGCGTAGACAAGGTCTTGTACATTGCCCAAGTAATCTCTCtttaaggggatgtttggagaatgagatgagatgatattttgtgaacagtaataaaattgtttgagttaaaatgttttattgagttttttaaaatgagagagaaagttgaataaaacatattataaagttaaaatattatttttgaatattatttaagtttttgaaattgaaaaagtagtattattttttgtgttttgtttgaaagtttgaaaaaattgtaataattaagtaatgattagatggaaaaattaaaaacttaaaattaaaaagtgtttgtatttaagtgatatttggaaagaaaattattagaaattttgagatctttgtttcccaaacaagcccttaatctctcaatttttttgttgttttaaaatcctAGGTTGGTTCTATTGGACACTAAAGTAACAAAGGGAAGGACTAATTTAGTACTCCATGCAAATAGCAAGCCGAGCCCACCCGTTGTGCGGATCCAAGTAATTTACTATAGAAAAGGGAGCTGAGGTGGGGCGAGGAGCATATGGCCCACCCTGCCTAGGCGTCGATGGGGTGCAGGGAGTGCGGTTTCCCACTTGTATAATGTGTGTAGCCATCTCATGATCATTATTCGCTAGAACTAATgctattttaatgtttttttttttacgaataATTAATCCTTAATTCTAGCTTATGttacaattatataaaaaatcccATTAAAAGTGACTTTAGACCATCATGGTCTCACCAATTATGATATGATAATGCAAAATGTAGTACAATAAATATATACCTAACTCAAAGTCTCAACCTAATGGTTATCTCtgaacacaaaatatattgaggGCCTACTATCCTTTGGACCCTATTGTAATTCCCTCTTCTTATGCCTCAATAATAATGAGTTTAGGCCTAATAACAATTCTCACCCTAATTTTACTTCTAATTATTAAAACCCTAATGAAGTAACAATCATCAACTGAACAAATAAATAGgataacaataaataacaatttctTACAAAATTCGGGGGTGTCACATCTCCCCCTTTGTTGTTAACCAGTCTAATATCTATATCGACACCTCCATCAACTATGCCAAACCGTCTATCCTAGTCTCAGAGTCTTGAccacaaatttcatttttgtaactactcctctctctctctctcctcatgATTATCTAGTTTGCccttaagggcttgtttgggaacacaacttttctcaaatatttttaaactattttacaactattcataaattattcactaatatatattcacaaactatttcattactatttacaaatattttgagatattcttaatattcaaattaactAGCCCTAAGTGTAGGTTGTGGCCATCTCCCTCTAATCCTTGTCTCTCTTCTCTTGTTTCGGTCGTAGGGTAGTTCTCAACAAATTGGAATAGTAAGTTGTGATAAGATGTTTATCTCTAGTTTCAAACTACAAACCCAATCTAATAGAGCTGTGCTACGGATCAATCACTATTTACGATTGATCCATAGCACACGTTACGtgtctggttttttttttttttagtacaaaACCCACCAGACcatctacctctctctctctcttcacctctctctctcataggctctctctctcatccatcgacgctctctctctcatccatcagctctctctcatcttgattctctctctcatagCTGGTGGTATTTCAACTTCAGAGGCTTCATGTGAGTGGTTTGGATCATGCCATGTAGGGTATGTCTTGGCTACTCCCCAACAGTGATTGTTCCCGAGATTATTTCAATCTAATAGCATTAAAATTCAATGGATTGGTTGTGTCGATTGGATTGTGCTAGTTGGATTATTTGTTGTTAAATTTGAAATTGGTGGGTGCATTGTGTGTGTTGGATTGTTTTAAATTAGAGTGGGGTGGCCAGCGACCCACTGGGCCTTAACTGGTGGGGTTGGGAGGGTGTGGGGGTGGGGAAAAAGTTGTCCCCCTTACCCAGACCGATGGGGGTGGGTGGGGCCGCCATCAGTTTATGGAAGCGGGCCGCATCTCTAATATTAGTCGTTTTGGATGTCAAGtgtaaaattttttgttgtttgaagGTGAAAAGcgtaattttcttctttttatgagaagtgttacggacattaaaaaaaaaaaaaattaaaaaaaattaaacttacaaactaaCTGCTTGaattcatgtgatttattagatgtattttataaaaaagtaattttacaatctaacgtatcatattaagtcacgtcattttataagtttatttttgtgtaatctctttgagattaaagtatttctctttcttgAATAGTATAGGAAAAATTTATATACTCAATGCCACTCCGCTTTTATCTGGCGTTACTCTTATacgaacattttattttattctcactGGGCTTTACACATATACATTCCATTCGCCATTCACATGCATATTACATAGAAACCTAGACATGCCCTTAAAAGTGTGTGCGCTTAATAGGCATCCAAGTACTACTATATACGAACTTGGAATTGCCACATTCGTTAGATCTAGAGATCATTGATCATCATGTTTTCCGAGTGGGAGTGATAGGAGACGATTTCCTATGATTTCCATTAACTCTGGCGCTCCCCATCTTCGATTTTGTAGAGATTCCATTTCTGGTAGATTTTGGTGATGCTGGCCATTGGCCACAGGTGACTGCCATGTCCTTATAATGCTGCAGCCTTTCAAGGCCTTCAACAACGGCAGGCATCCTTGGCCTATCTTTGGGGTTCAAACTTATGCACTGCAATGCCAGAAGAGCCATTTCCTTTGCTCCCTTCACAGAATACTGACCTGCAAGTCTTGGGTCCATAATACAACGCAATCTTCGGCTACTGCTCAGGTAAGGTTTGGCCCAATCAACGAGGTTTTGTTCACTCTTTGCTCTCGATTTGTCCATTGATCTTCTTCCCGTTACAAGTTCCAGCAGCACCACACCGAAGCTGTAAACATCGCTTTTTGTAGTCAAGTGACCTGAAATATATTAGCATAATACATCAGAGTTCTCCTATTTGTTGAGAATTTGGACGTCCCAAATTCATCCTTAGGTTCTATCCTTCACaagaatatcaagaaaaatagaaaaataatcataacacTATAAATTTATGTGGAAAActttcaaaatagaagaaaaaccactagataagaaaaaaatttactatgtaaaaaattgttataattacataatttttctcctcattCTAAATACACCCACAAATCTTCTTTACTaacaaaactttaactctcatttctttctcttttataaaaaaggccaatagaaaaatttttctaaaataaaaaaaatttattagttaaaCTTTGACCAGTACACTTACTCAAGAGACTAATCCTTCTCTTATAAGTCTTTGGTTTTGCTACTCTTCTCCTATCAATTCATCCCAACTTTATtacaatcttttcaaatctcaatatatataaaatataataaataattcaactttttttaaattttaaaataataataatattaaaaaataatattttaacaatattttatcatctcaattcaattcatctcaactcattctAACATTCAATCCGATCCTTATTCCCagcaatgtaaaagtaaaaccAAAACAGCAAAATCAAACAGTATTGTCacatcaattattattaatttaccaCAGGACTGAAAAGACGTGGCCTAACCTGAGCAAAGTACCTGCTTCGAAAACCACATAGATTACAGATTATATTGCTTACAATCGTGCTGAAAGCAGCACTACCTATTTTGAGCCTAAAGCAGTACTACCTGTTGAGACATATTCTGGGGCAGCATAGCCGTAGGTACCCATCACTCGAGTTGTAACGTGTGTATTAGATCCCTCAGGCCCCATCTTTGCAAGCCCAAAATCTGACAATTTGGCTGTAAAATCCTGTTAATAACATAGAAATAAAGCAGAACAAACAAGAGAGAAAAAGCAGTCAGCATGCAGTTTAAGAGTAGTGGTGTCAATCTACTTgtctaggatttttttttttttttttttttttaaaaaaaaagagagatgtatatatatggagttGTTACAGAGTCTAGCAAGACATTGGAAGTTTTGAAGTCGCGGTAAATGACAGGCTGCTCAGCGCCATGCAAGAATGCAAGGCCTTTGGCTGCTCCTATTGCAATCTTCACTCTTGTTCCCCATGGCAATGATATTGAAATCCCTACAATCATTCAAGGATTTATGATCCGCGAGAAGCATGGCAATGTGAATACATATATCACGTGAGAAGCATTAGGTTTAGATACTGACATGACTTTATCTAAATGGTCAAATcaattttatagtaaaaaaaagttttacaatttgataAATCATTGTATTGAATTATGTTAGCGtcgtcttgtttgtttttacaatcattcgcatctcattttatctaatctaattattataatttttataaatattcacataaaataaaataaataatttaatttttttaaatcttaaaataaaaataatattaaaaaaatatattttaataatattttattcaactttcaacttttatcttaaccaatctcatctcatctcatctcaactgtGAAAACAAAAGAGACGTAACTTTCTTGTATAAGATTTTAGTGCAAACCAAACCTTTCTCGGTGCATATATTTATCCTTAATTCCAACATTGTTTTCTGAAAATAGACTTGCGTTCATGACTAACTTGTGACAGAATAAAACTTACTTTTGAATAAGTGATTCTCTAAGCTGCCTCGTGGCATGAACTCGTATACAAGAAGCCTTTCTTCATCCTCGCAACAATATCCGATCAGTTTAACAAGATGTGGATGCCTGAGCTGCCCCAGAAATATTACTTCAGCCTACAACAGcgtacaaaataatattgtcaccaaataaatgaaaaaacatCGGTTTTCATTTAACTAGCTAGGATGGATGAGGTTGCCTAAGCTCATGCCCAGAAATATTAAAAGGAATTTAAGGAACTAGTTTTTATAATCAAAAGGATggtaatgatatttaaaataacGAAAAGTTTTCTTCTAAGCGAGTTTGCGCACTAAATCGTGTATTGATATTGACATGTAAGGCAtctatttaatgaaattgtgtgaattgagatgaaaataattttcgtgaAACATAtgaccttcttcttctcttaaaattttcattcttttatttttctttttaataaaaaaaattatgtcagtGTTGATAAGATACGCAGTTTAATACGTCAAACTACTTGGACCTAACAAagatcttaaaataatattgtcataacaaattttagaaaatgatgattgTATGGAAATAAGCTGAAAAGGGCGTAAAATATTTGGCTAATGTTAGGCTCGAATAAAGTTCAACACTTTAGGACCCCATTGGCGGCCGACGTTTGGATTAGACTTTAGGTACTTGGAATTAACGTGGCGTATTTTGGGTAGACTAGTGGAATGGAGGTTTGACTTTATGTCAATCCTCTTAACACTATGctctttgaaaataataataaaagtatagcaaagcaagaaaataagtattataatcTAATTAATACTATGTGACACCAGCTTTATATACCTCTCAATTATTAGTTACTTCTAATCATAAAAATtgatcttagttatttatttagcttaaagagaaaaaagataTGACattagttattaatataaaaaattttaaatataagtcTCACACTTCTGtacatcacttaaaaatatatgattttatttttttatttttatattttataagatataaaatatgaaatataagaataaaaaaataaaattatatatttttaaatgatgtacAAAGTGTGAGATTATGTGAATCACAAGTCTATTAATATTGTTTGGATAATGGGACTAATACTTACAAGCCATTCGCGGTGTCCTTGCAAGCCTTCAATGTCAAGAAGCTTCACGGCAACAGCCTGCGCCTTCAAACCCTGCCTTAAATTCTCATCCACATAACCCTTATGGACAGTCCCAAAACCCCCTTCTCCTAACAAGAAGTTGCTCGAGAAATTCTGAGTAATGGCACGCAGCTCGCTCAGCTGAAAATCGTACAGCTCCGACCCAAAAGACTGTGCAAGATCTTCATTGATGCGTGTCGATGAAGATCGACTGAGATCAGAGTACGACAACTTCCGAAACGAAGGCAACGGAGCGATGTTCTTAGAGAACTCTGACCTTGACGGCCTGCAACGACTGAAGTTTCGAAAAATTGTCTGGTCTTCAGCAGAACAGCAATTTGCTGTGAAAGGTCTCCAGGGCTTTGATTGTCTTGTCATTGTGAGAGGAGGggagaaaaaggagagagagcttTTGGGATAGGATAATGGGTTGTGCATGAAGCATGCCTTTCAAAGAGACCAAGTTTCTTATCTTAAAAGCTAAAGGGAGAAGGGGAACTGAAGGGAGCTGGTGTTCTTTCTTCAACTGCTCTAACCACTCTGCTAAATgggataatttgtttttaatctttttctttgttccttcaTTTGTCACTTGCGTGATGTCtttatgcatacatatatagcaAGTTTTGTTGGGTCATTGACCATAACCGCAACATTCCAAAGATGGGTTGCTGTCTTGCTGATGCGTGAGGAAAAACAAAGGAGTCCTGAATCAGTTTCAAGAGAAATATATAGCCAGGGAACTaccaatttattatataatgttaTGAATTGATAATGTGGTGACTTGTTAGTTCTCAAGccattttaattagtaatttaattacCCTGTTCACTTGATTACCCATCCGTCCATATTCGTGGGCGACTATGGGTACAGGGTTTAAAATCTGATACGGtaattagggcaggtttgggagatgggatgagacataaaattttcatttcatctcatcttatcattacatatttttcaaatcttcatacaaaatataataaacaattcaacttttttaaatcttaattcaactttttcaaatttcaacacaataataatactaaaacataatattttaaacactaaaacaaaacacaaaattctcatattatcctccaaacctgcccttagtttacttatttatggttttattatatatcaactattatttattCTCACACTTCTTATCtaaatgttttttattaaaatgtaagGTGTGgagtagtgaatagtgacttatgaaaataattaatttttttaaaaaataaattatcctcAACCTAGGCACAATTTCAGTATccgaattttttaaaagattaaaaaaaaaaagagagagattttgtaaaatttggtCCGCCCGGTACAACTTGGAAACCcaaatttttggatttaaaaaatctGGATTCTTCCAACTACTGGCCCGAGTTATGACTTGGGTTGCAGGTACTTGGACTGCATTACAAGTCCAAGTATAGCAGGGTACCAGATCTGTACTCAGGTGAATAGTCTTATTAATAccatatcataaatatatatactgtaataataactaaatttaaactatttaagTTCCCTAGTTTTAACATAACGACAGGAAGATAAGCCTTCCCTTGAATCATTAGCTAGACTCATCGTTCCCTGTTTGTACGTAAATGAGTTGGAGGAGTTGGCAGAGATATAGCAACTTCTTCGATAAATATACGAGGCTTGTAATTGCAAGCGTGTTTGATAAAAACCAAGATCAATGGTTTTTGATGTTTTTACGTCAGTAGAGAAAACATTAGAGGCAAGTAAGTTAATATGCAGGGCTAGGAAGAGGGTGAAAATGGAACAGAGTACGACGGGACAAAAAAAGTAGACTTAAGTAGAGACTtctctgtttggttgttggtGTGAATTCAACTAATGTTGGAACATCCGAGTCAGATGACGTTGAGTTGTCAGATTGTATGTTGACTACGTTGAAATCAtgatctttctttgtttgggACAATTTTGAGCACGTTTCGGTATTTTTGCTATAACTTTGATTACGAGTATCAGAATCGCATATATGACCCCAATTCGAAAAGTAATTTTCGGCGCACATGTCGTGGGCACCAATCTTGCTCGGTGTGCATCATTTTAAAGGCCAAATTATACTGTTTTTCCCTCTGAATTCCTACTTTTAGTTCATTTTTGTCTTatatggtaatatttcatttatcgtttaggaagtgattttgaacttaatttggGCCAGATTTTTGGCAGATTACTTCTTTTATTACGTATTTAGTTTGGATgtgattattgagatttttctatttttagtaaaattctGATATGGTCAATTTTCAACTATTAGAACCCGGCTTGTGGGTTGACTGGATCATTCTTGAATTTTGAcaattttgaattgaacatcagatgtattttctctgtatttttagGTAATTTTCTTGTCTTCCTTCCTGTGAATTATCTGTTCAAACTAGCTTGCAGATTAATCACTATTCTGTTTGGCGTCAGTTGGCATAAGAGGTTTAGCATCTTTCTTGGGGTGATATCTCATCAGTTTCCATGGCTGGTGGTCGTGGTCATCATGGACAGGTTTTGAACGAGGAAGTCTCACACCATAATCGTAGCGTTCAGGATGTGATGATTGAAGATTTGTAGAGGCAAGTTGCAGAGTTAACCCAACGTCTAACAACGCAGGATATTGGCAATCGTGAGATGGAAGATCACGATTCCGATTCCAGTCTCGAGATCCCATATCACCATCGTCCTTTATTTCGGGAGCACCATGGTCGGGAGGAGCGTCATAGGGACCTCGATTTTCGAGTGGATTTGCTCGAATTTCCTGGTACGTTACAGGCTGAATGGTTCATTGATTGGTTGAATGAAGTggagtagatttttttattataaggaGGTCTAAGATCGTGTCAAAGTGAAACTAGTCGCCATCAAACTCAAAGGTTGAGCATCTGCGTGGTGGGAGCAGTTGAGGCGATCACGAGACAGGCATGACAAGGCCAAGATTACTGATTGggaaaagataaagaagaagatgaagggtcACTTCCTTTCTTTTGCAAACTTTGTTTCAACGACTTCTCTCGTTGAGGCAGGGCACGAGATCGGTTGATGATTACACGGAAGAGTTCTATCAATTGATAGCTCATAATGATCTATCTGAGATGAAATAGCAGATGGTGGTGCTGTATTTGGGAGGATTACGGCAGTCCCTACAGGATGTCCTCAGCCTTCACTCGTTGTGGACATTTACTGAAGCATACCAGCATGCACTTGTCATAGAGAAGCAGCAGAACGGAAGGCCAGTGATCAGAAGGAATCAAAATAGTTGAGCAGTTGGCCCTCATGAACCTCGTCCCGCCCAGCAGTCATCGCAGGGTCAGAGTTCTAACTTTAATATTAGATGTTTCAGATGTGGTGAATAGGGCATAGAGCGACTGGTGCAGGAAGCCAGTTAATCAAAAGGGCAAAACTCTCTTGATTGAGGAAGACATGGAAGAAGAAGCTGAGGTGATTGGAGAGCCTATGTACGATGATGACGAGGATGGAGACGTGTTGTATGGTGATGGCCGTGAGACCCTGGCCGTTCGTAAGAGTCTACTGACTCCCAAGGGTGATTCAGGGGACGATTGGTTGAGAACCAATATTTTCCACACGACCTGCATAGTTACAGATAAAGTCTGCAAGATGATCATCAACAGTGGCAGTTGTGAGAATGTAGTGCTTGAAGAAGCTGTCCAGAAATTACAGTTGAAGACAAATGATCATCCCAAACCGTACAAATTATCGTGGTCGAATAAAGGCAATAAGGTAACAGTAGATAGTAGATGCCTATTGTCTTTTTTTATCagcagaaaatattttgataatactTGGTGTGATGTCGTATCTATAGATGCTTGTCATGTATTGTTAGGCTGTCCCTAGCAGTATGATCGTAGTGTTGTTCACAATGGGCGGAAGAATAAGCATTCCCTCAGTATCAAAGGTTAGAAGATTGTGTTGGCACCTCGCCAGGAAGGAACCATTCCTACCTCGGTAGTCAATAGTAATAACCTTCTTTCTATGTCTAGGTTTCTAGAGGAGATTGAGTAGAAAGTTGTGATTTACGACCTGTTGCCTTGTGGGAATAGTGTAGTAGACGTGACTTCAGATTTACCAGCAGAGGTGCAACAGCTGCTAGCAATGTTTTCTGACCTGATGCTAGAAGATATTTCTCCTAGACTACCGCCTATGAGGGATATTCAGCATCAGATCGACCTTGATCGAGGGTTGAGTTTACCCAACCGATCTGCATATCACCTTAGTCCCAAGGAAGCTAAAGAGTTACATCGTCAGGTGGTGGAGTTATTGGAGAGGGGCTACATCCGTGAGATGATGAGCACATGTGTAGTCCCTGCACTGTTGGTACTGAAGAAAGATGGTTCTTGGTGTATGTGTATTGACAACAGACCAATCAACTTGATCATAGTTAAGTATAGGTTTCTAATTTCATGCCTAGATGATATGTTGGATCAATTGTTCGGTTCTAAGGTCTTCTAAACAATTGACCTTAAAAGCAGATACCACCAGATCAAAATAAGACCTAGAGATGAGTGGAAGACGGTGTTTAACACGTAGCAGGGGTTGTATGAATGGATGATTATGCCTTCTGGGTTGTCCAATGCGCCCAGTACATTCATGAGGTTTATGCATTAGGTTCTAAGGCCTTTTTATGGGGAGATTAGTTGTAGTTTACTTAGACGATATCCTCATCTATAGTCCGACATGGGTGTCACACTTGATCACCTCCGAGCTATTTTTGATATGTTGAGAACGGAGCGTCTGTTTGTCCATCAGAATAAGTGTTCTTTCTTTACTACTTCTGTAACTTTCCTTGGTTTTGTTACCAGTCAAAATAGATGCGGTCTTCGAATGGCCCAAACCTAAGACCTTACACAATGTTAGGTGTTTCCATGGATTGGTGTCCTTCTACTGCTGGTTCATCAGAAACTTCAGCACTCTGATTGCTCCTATCACAGAGTACCTCAAGGGACGTGACTTCTAGTGGTCTGAGGAGGCAGAGGCCAATTTTCAACTGGTCAAGCAAAAGATGACAGAGGCACCGGTTTTAGCACTTCCAGATTTTGATAAGGTGTTTGAAGTCAACTGTGATGCGTCTGGGGTTGGCATTGGTGGTGTTTTGAGTCAGGAGGGATGACCAATAACCTTTTTCAAAGAGAAACTATCAGGTTCGAAGAAGAATTATTCCACTTATGACCTGGAGTTCTATGCCATAGTTTAGTCCCTGAAGCGTTGGCGTCATTTCCTAGTGCAGAGGAAGTTCATTCTTGTCACTGGCCCTGAGCCCTGAAGTACATAAATGGCCAGCACAAGTTGAGCAAGCGACATGCTAAGTGGGTGACCTACATGAAGGAGTTCACATTTTCATTGAGGCACCTTTCAGGAAGTCTGAACCGCGTAGCAAATGCCCTGAGCCATCGTACATTACTCCTCACCAGCATGACCACTAGAGTTGCAAGATTTGAGGTTTTCAGTAATATGTATGCAGCAAATCCTTCATTTGGAGGATATTTCGGGAGGTAATTGATGCTCaatgaaatgattttcttttgcat from Juglans regia cultivar Chandler chromosome 2, Walnut 2.0, whole genome shotgun sequence carries:
- the LOC109019096 gene encoding probable serine/threonine-protein kinase PBL15 isoform X1 — its product is MHNPLSYPKSSLSFFSPPLTMTRQSKPWRPFTANCCSAEDQTIFRNFSRCRPSRSEFSKNIAPLPSFRKLSYSDLSRSSSTRINEDLAQSFGSELYDFQLSELRAITQNFSSNFLLGEGGFGTVHKGYVDENLRQGLKAQAVAVKLLDIEGLQGHREWLAEVIFLGQLRHPHLVKLIGYCCEDEERLLVYEFMPRGSLENHLFKRISISLPWGTRVKIAIGAAKGLAFLHGAEQPVIYRDFKTSNVLLDSDFTAKLSDFGLAKMGPEGSNTHVTTRVMGTYGYAAPEYVSTGHLTTKSDVYSFGVVLLELVTGRRSMDKSRAKSEQNLVDWAKPYLSSSRRLRCIMDPRLAGQYSVKGAKEMALLALQCISLNPKDRPRMPAVVEGLERLQHYKDMAVTCGQWPASPKSTRNGISTKSKMGSARVNGNHRKSSPITPTRKT
- the LOC109019096 gene encoding probable serine/threonine-protein kinase PBL15 isoform X2, encoding MHNPLSYPKSSLSFFSPPLTMTRQSKPWRPFTANCCSAEDQTIFRNFSRCRPSRSEFSKNIAPLPSFRKLSYSDLSRSSSTRINEDLAQSFGSELYDFQLSELRAITQNFSSNFLLGEGGFGTVHKGYVDENLRQGLKAQAVAVKLLDIEGLQGHREWLAEVIFLGQLRHPHLVKLIGYCCEDEERLLVYEFMPRGSLENHLFKRISISLPWGTRVKIAIGAAKGLAFLHGAEQPVIYRDFKTSNDFTAKLSDFGLAKMGPEGSNTHVTTRVMGTYGYAAPEYVSTGHLTTKSDVYSFGVVLLELVTGRRSMDKSRAKSEQNLVDWAKPYLSSSRRLRCIMDPRLAGQYSVKGAKEMALLALQCISLNPKDRPRMPAVVEGLERLQHYKDMAVTCGQWPASPKSTRNGISTKSKMGSARVNGNHRKSSPITPTRKT